The genome window TTTCTTTGCAGGAGATACTAACAGAGATGGCCAAATTAACGAGCAAGACGAAGCCGGAAAAGAACAATGGTCTTTGTCCAAGGGCGCGCTAATTTTATTTAACGATCGCAATAACGATCGCGGCAAGATACCGACTTGGAAACAAACCAAAGTTAACACTCCCCGCCGTGCAGCGATGCTTTCTCAAGTTAACTTAACACTGTCTGAAAACTTCAAAACATCTCAACTATTTATCACGGCTGACAGCATTGCTAGCCCTCACATCAGCGTTTTTCAGAAGACGGGTGACGGCTGGCAACCTGTAGATATATCCGGCGCTAAACCTCTAGTTTTCAGCACGAATATTGTTTTAGGTGTGGAAGCCAAACAATTTGCCGATCGCAATTGGAACGGCACTGTAAATCTCAAAGCGACTGCCCTAAACAACGGTCAAGAAATCGCCTCCACAACAATCCAAATGGGCGTTAGTCCTTGGATGATACCGCCAAATACAGCACCAGTAACCGAAATTCAGGTCAGCGACAGAGGCTCGGTCAACAGCGAATTTATCTCGCAACTAAAACAAGCAGTAGAACCCACAGGCGCCCAAGTAAAAATTCTCCAGGGCGATCGCACTTGGATGCAAGATACCCAGAAAAACGGCTACGTTCAATTGCCAGACAAATCGGCAATCCGCCTGTTTAATGTAGCCATAAAAAGCAATAGCGAGCAAGATAAAAACCCGCCTGTTAAATCAACTCAAAACCGGGATTTGAAAGTATTTAAAATTGGCAATCCTCGCTCTTTAGACCCTGTAAGTCAGTGGTCTGACGGATACGGCAATTTGCAGGTGACACCGCCGATTCCCGGACACCCACTGGGTCGAGTTTATTACGGGAATTCGGGAAATGCTAGTTTTAATCCAGAGGTACTTGATTTTATTCAAGCTCAGAGAATTCAAGGGCCGCCGGTGGATATTGATACTTCTTGGCTTTTGACTCGCCAAGTCGATGAAATTATCAATTTTATTCCCACTCAAACTCCCGGACAATATGTAATGGCAATCGCCAGTCCCGAAGCCGGAGTTAAGCTGTTGCAAGAATTGGAGGGAAGAGGTTACGGCGATGTGACGATCAATCGCGGTTTGAGCACTCAAACAACAGTCAGCGCCGCCTTGAAAAACCGTGCTTTAATTCAACACAATCTCTATTTGCAAAAGCAGAAACTTAATCCGATTATAGAGAAGTTGAAAAGAGAGTTTTTACTCCGAGACGACCAAATTGTTCAAGTTCCGGTGATGTTTGGCTACAGCGGTTATGCTTGGTGGCCGAATATGGTCAATTCGGTGCCAGTTAACGGCAAGTTGTTAGTTTCAAATCCGCGCGGGCCAATGATTGACGGTGTAGATTACACTCAAGAAAGATTGCGCCAACTGCTGCTGCCTGCTGGCGTCAGCGTGAGTTTTCTGGATGACAGGTATTATCAAGAATTAAAAGGAAACGTGCAGTCGGCAACGAATACTGTGAGGAAGCCAGAAGAGCGGCCTTTTTGGCAGTCTTTGCCTAATAATTACTAATTGGGAATCGGGAATGGGGAATCGGGAATCGGGAATCGTGAATTAGGAATTTGTAGGGGCGGGTTCACCAACAATACTCGCCTGTAACGAACAATCTCGTAAACCCGCCCCCACCCAACTGTAAATCGCTAACTAATACCACTTCTCCAAAATCATGCAACAGTAGCTAGGGCCGATAGAATATAATCCCATCCCGCGATAGATGCGATTGTTTCAGTTGAAAATTCTTCAAGAAAACTGCGAACTTTTTCTTTGATTTCATCTAAGTTGTCATACAACCCCCAACTCAGTTCTTGTTTTATGTATTGCCATACTCTCTCGATTGGATTCAATTCGGGACTGTATGGTGGTTGAAAAACCAGTAAAATATTATCTGGTATTTTGAGCTGACTACTATGATGAAACTTACCATTATCCAGTTGCACAACATTTAAATGCTCCGGATATTCTGCTGCTAGGTTATCTAGGAATATTTGAAAACATTGACCGTCAAGATGTGAAAACTCCAACCAGAAATTTTCTCCGGTTTGAGGGGCAACCGCCCCGTATAAGTAGTAAGCTTTAAAATTCCATTGAACTAAACCTATTGGTTTAACTCCACGGGCTGTAATTTTTTTCCTTTCAATCGTTTTTAAGCCAATTCTCGTTTCATCTTGGCACCAATATTTGAGACCCTTTTTTGCTGGATTTGGATCGACATAATCTAACCAGCACGCTACTTTCAGCAATTTTTCTAGTTTTTTTTAAACTCGATTGCTGCCGCCGGGTCTTTTTTGTTACTCAAACGCCTTGGTACTTTTAGCTTGGCTTTCATCCGGTAGCGTACTTGCTTATGTAAAGTTTGATATTTGACGGATACTTGATAGTTTTCTTCTACCCATCTGGCAATTTCTTTATAGCTCTTAAATTCGCAGGATTCGGCCTGGATTTTTCTCGAGATTCCTGCTATTATTTCTGAGGATATTGTTCGGGGTCTACCCGTCGATTTCCTCAGCTTTAATAATGATGACCAACCCCCCTCACTATATTGTTTGAACCATCTTTGTACGGTGATTCTATGTACTCCTAAAACTTCAGCTACATTTGTAATGCTCTGGCTTAAACCAGATTTTAACAAATAAAGTGCCTGAACTTTTTGTCTATTAGTTACAGTTCGTTGCTGTGACATAATTATTTTTAATTCGCTGACAGTGTCCTCAATTCTTTCAGGGTAATTTACTTTCATACAATCATCCTTGCGCTTGAGTCTTATTGTAGCATATTTTTGGAGAAGTGGTATAATATCATGGCAGGTTTGTATGCAGATGAACAATCTTCCTTCTAACTTTTGCCTAACGCTCGATAATTAATCCGTGTATCCGTGTCAAAATCCGTGTCGTGCCTTCTTCCTTATGCTAGATAATTTAAGTGCAGGCGATCGCACCAGTAACGTAAAATGTCTAACAGCGGTCTTTGTAAAATAAATTTAGCCCCATGAGCGACGAACAGGAAAAAAAACAAATTTTGACTCAGCCACCGGAAACAATTTCCCCTACTAGCGATGAGTTCGATCGCAGTGAAATTGCCAGCAGCGATTCAACTTCCGCACCCCCAGAAACTCCAGCAGAAATTGCCGCGCCCGAAGATATTTCAGCGCCAATCGACGCAGCCGAAACAATTCCAATTGCCGCCGATAGCGCGCCGGAAACAACTCAAATTACAAGTTATCCGCCTCCAACAATTCCAATTGCCAACCCCGATGCCAAACCAGCTCGCTCGTGGCAAATCTTAGCAGTTTTTCTCAGCGGAATGTTAGTGGGTTCCGTCCTCAGTCTAGGCAGTTTGCTGGCGTGGAGAATGTATCAGGAAAGAGCGAACCTTCAAATCAAACTACCCGCCGACGTACCCCTCCCCGAAAGCCCTTCCCCTGTCGCAACAGCGCCCGTCAACCGCCGGCCCGGACTTCCCCCAGCACCTGGAACTCGACTGCCCGCCACAATCCCTCCGTCGCCCCGTCCCACTCAAATACCCTCTCTCTCTGGTGTTCCGCAACTTGCTTCGCCATTGCCGTCGCCGTCGCCTTCTCCTTCTCCAACTCCCGCTGCGGTTGAAACCCCTGTAACCGAGCGAGTTTACTTTCAAGCCGGTGCTACGGGAACTACTCTGAGCAATAGTTTGCGAGCCAACATATCCAGGCGCTACTTACTGGAGTGCAATAGCGGCCAAACCATGACAATAAATGTTCAAGAAGGTCAAGTTAGCGCCGCAATTATTGCTCCTAACGGTGAAAATTTAGGTACTGCTGATAGCACAGGTCAGTGGCAAGGTCAATTAGCCAGTAGCGGCGATTATACTATTGAAATTTCAGGCGATCGCCAAGCAAACTACCAAGTTAAAATTGAAGTCAAATAGCAAGTATAATTGTATCAGGGGGTAGTTACAAAATATATAATCCCCCCCTGTTGCTAATTACAAATTACCAATTACTTATTACCAATGATCGCACAAGTATCTGAAAACATCTACGAAGCAAAAACCCAGGAAATTGCCAAAGAAATCCTGCGGCTAACTCAAGAGAAAAAGCGCTCTTTTTTCGGGCAACTCCAAGACCAAATGCGCTGGGACGACAAACTGATGGATTGGGCAATGGCCAGCCCCGGACTGCGGGTGCAGTTGTTTCGATTTATTGACTGTTTGCCGGCCCTCCGCAGCAGGCCGGAAATTGCCCGCCACTTGCAAGAATACCTGACCGCCGAAGAGGTAGAATTGCCCGAAGCATTGAAAAAATTGCTCAACTTTGCTAGCCCTGATTCAGTTCCGGGTCAATTGGCGGCGACGACGGTTGCGCCTGCTGTGGAAACATTGGCGCATAAGTATATTTCTGGGGAAAATATCAAGCAAGTAATTAAAACCTTAGAGCGACTTCGCAAAGATAAAATGGGTTTTACAGTTGACCTTTTGGGGGAAGCTGTCATCACTGAAACTGAGGCGCAAATTTATCTTAACCGCTATTTGGAATTGATGGCGGAACTCGCCAATGCAGCGAAGAATTGGTCGCAGGTAGATGCAATTGACACAGCAGACGGCGAAACTCTGCCGCGAGTCCAAGTATCGGTAAAGTTAACGGCTTTTTATTCTCAGTTTGACCCTTTGGATGCTAAAGGTAGCGAGGAGAAAGTAAGCGAGAGAATTCGCCTGTTACTGCGCCGCGCGAAGGAATTGGGAGCGGCAGTTCATTTCGATATGGAACAGTATGCTTACAAAAGTTTAACTCTGACCATTCTCAAAGACTTATTGTTAGAAGAAGAGTTTCGCAGTCGCACGGATATTGGAATTACATTGCAAGCATATTTGCGCGACAGCGCCCAAGATTTGCGAAACCTGATTTCCTGGGCGAAAAAACGCGGAAATCCGGTAACAGTGCGTCTGGTAAAAGGCGCTTACTGGGATCAGGAAACTATTAAAGCGATGCAGAAAGATTGGCCGCAGCCGGTCTACAATGACAAAGTTGCTACCGATGCAAATTTCGAGCAGATGACGCAGTTGCTGCTAGAAAATCACGAATATTTGTATGCAGCTATTGGCAGTCATAATGTGCGATCGCAAGCGAGGGCGATCGCCATTGCCGAGACTCTCAACATCCCGCGCCGCCGCTTTGAAATGCAAGTGCTGTACGGCATGGGCGACAAATTGGCGAAGCTTTTGGTCGATCGGGGTTATCGGGTTCGAGTCTACTGCCCCTACGGCGATTTGCTGCCGGGAATGGCTTATTTGATCCGCCGTTTGCTGGAAAATACCGCCAACAGTTCTTTCATCCGGCAAAGTTCCGAAGAAATGCCGATCGAACAATTGTTAGCCGCACCAGTTGCTAGCGGCAATGACCAGCTAGTTTACAGCAAAGTATTTCCCAACGTTGCCGATACCGACTACGCCAATACCAAATTGCGGCAACAAGCAGAAACAGCCATCAAATCAGTGCGCGCCAACTTAGGTAAAACCTATTTACCCCTAATCGATGGCGAGTACCAAAATACTGAAGCAACAGTTAACTCACTCAACCCTTCCAATCCCACAGAAGTAGTTGGCACCATCGGATTGCTTTCCGAAGAACAGGCCAAACAAGCCCTTGAAGCAGCAAAATCAGCCTTCACCAGTTGGCGAAAAACCCCCGTCCGACAGCGCGCCGGCGTCCTCCGCAAAGCCGCAGAATTGATGGAACAGCGGCGGCACGAACTGTCAGCTTGGATGGTGTTTGAAGTCGGCAAACCTGTCAGAGAATGCGATGCGGAAGTCTCCGAAGCTATTGATTTTTGCCGCTACTACGCCGACGAAATGGAACGGTTGGAACAAGGAAAAAATTACGACGTAGCCGGAGAAACCAACCGCTACACCTATCAGCCTCGCGGCATTTCTTTAATCATTTCGCCTTGGAATTTTCCCCTCGCAATTCCTGTCGGCATGACAGTTGCATCGCTGGTAGCAGGGAATTGTACTTTGCTCAAACCTGCGGAAGTTTCCTCAGTAATTGCAGCAAAAATCACAGAAATTTTGCTAGAAGCTGGAATCCCCAAAGGCGTATTTCAATACGTGCCTTGCAAAGGTTCAACCGTCGGTGCTTACATGGTGAAACATCCTGACGTTCACATGATTACTTTCACGGGTTCTCAGGAAGTGGGCTGTCAGATTTATGCCGATGCTGCGATTTTGCAGCCCGGACAAAAACACCTGAAACGAGTAATTGCTGAAATGGGCGGCAAGAATGCAATTATTGTCGATGAAAGTGCGGATTTAGACCAAGCAGTTGCAGGCGTAGTTTATTCGGCATTTGGATACAGCGGCCAAAAATGTTCCGCTTGTTCGCGAGTAATTGTGGTCGAATCGGTGTACGATAATTTTGTGGCAAGATTGGTAGAAGCGACGCGATCGCTCAATGTCGGCCCAGCAGAAAATCCCGGCACTCAAGTCGGCCCCGTGATCGATGCAAATGCCCAGTCGCGCATCCGCGAATACATCGAAACAGGTCGCGCCGAAGCTAAGATAGCTTTAGAAATGCCGGCACCGGAAACCGGTTATTTTGTCGGCCCAGTTATTGTTACGGAAGTATCGCCGACAGCAACTATCGCCCAAGAAGAAATTTTCGGCCCGGTTTTGTCGGTGATGCGGGCAAAAAATTTCAGCGAAGCGATTGCGATTGCTAACGGTACGAATTTTGCTTTAACCGGCGGATTGTATTCTCGCACGCCTTCACATATCGATCGAGCCTCATCCGATTTTGAAGTCGGAAACCTGTACATCAATCGCGGAATTACCGGCGCTGTGGTATCGCGCCAACCCTTCGGAGGATTCAAACTTTCGGGAGTTGGTTCTAAAGCGGGTGGCCCGGATTATTTGCTGCAATTTCTCGAACCCCGCACCATAACTGAAAATATTCAGCGGCAAGGTTTTGCGCCGATTGAAGGAGTAGATGATTAATCATTCCTTTGTTCGTAGTGAGGACTGAAGTCTTCTCTCTGGCTGTTAAGGAATGAGAATTAAATAACTTCCACTCTTGAAAGTGGGATGGGCGTCCCGCCCGTCCAAAAAGAACGGGCGGGACGCCCATCCCACAATAACAATTAAAATTGTAAGTTATTTAATTCGCGCTCCTAAGTTAGTAGGGTGCGTAAGGGCGCACCTTACGGGTGGGGTAACAAAAAAAATTTGTGCCAGATTAGCTAGTTATAAAATGGAATCTACGAAAGATCGCGATCGACTAAATTCTCACAACCCTTCACTTGACAAGTGGCTGCGATTTTTAATTATCGCCGTATTAGTCATAGGTATTTTATTTCGCTTCGCCAATCTCGATCGCAAATTTTACTGGATCGACGAAACATATACTTCTTTGAGAGTTTCTGGCTACACCGAAGCCGAAATAATCAAACAAATTTCCTACCAGAAAATAACCTCGCCTGCGGATTTACAAAAATATCAGCAGATAAATTCCGAAAAAACTGTAAGGGATACCCTGAATTCTTTAGCAACAGAAGACCCCCAACACCCCCCGCTGTATTACGTACTAGCGCGATATTGGGCGCAGTGGTTCGGCAGTTCCGTGGCAGCAATGAGAAGTTTGGCTGCCGTGATTAGCCTGCTAGTATTTCCCGCAATTTATTGGCTGGCTTGGGAGTTATTTGAATCTTCAGCCGTAGCGTGGATGGCGATCGCAATTTTTGCCATTTCTCCCTACCACATCCTATTTGCCCAAGAAGCGAGACAGTACAGCTTGTGGACTGTTACTACTATTTTATCAACTGCCGCCCTGCTGCGAGCAATGCGCGCTACCGACGCAAATCAAAACCCAATTTGGCTTGTTTATCACTGGACAATTTACGCAGTCATGACAACAATGGGATTTTACACCCACTTGTTATTTGTCTGCGTCGCTGCTGCCCATGCAATCTACGTCGCAGTTATTGCCAACTGGCGCGATGTGAAAACATTCATTTCCTATTATGTCGCATCTTTAATCGCATCGATCGGCTTCATGCCTTCCCTCATAAATACTGTAGAAAACTTCAATCAAGTTAGAAGCACAACAGCATGGGCAGAACAAACAAATTACTTAAGATTAGTCAGCAGGTGGGTTGGTTCCGTCACCATAGCATTTTTTGATATTGGCATTGATGGAACCGCCAACGCCGCACAATTAGCCTTGCTAATTCCAGTTGGGATCGTGATTCTAACTTTAGTTGGCTATGCCCTTTATTA of Oscillatoria nigro-viridis PCC 7112 contains these proteins:
- a CDS encoding glycosyltransferase family 39 protein, with translation MESTKDRDRLNSHNPSLDKWLRFLIIAVLVIGILFRFANLDRKFYWIDETYTSLRVSGYTEAEIIKQISYQKITSPADLQKYQQINSEKTVRDTLNSLATEDPQHPPLYYVLARYWAQWFGSSVAAMRSLAAVISLLVFPAIYWLAWELFESSAVAWMAIAIFAISPYHILFAQEARQYSLWTVTTILSTAALLRAMRATDANQNPIWLVYHWTIYAVMTTMGFYTHLLFVCVAAAHAIYVAVIANWRDVKTFISYYVASLIASIGFMPSLINTVENFNQVRSTTAWAEQTNYLRLVSRWVGSVTIAFFDIGIDGTANAAQLALLIPVGIVILTLVGYALYYLCRQTPKRVWLIVLLLIATTALFLAVPDLIKGGRRSANPRYLVPFYVGIQLAVAYLLSAKISNNLENFKQQKLWKIVIFAVFSAGIISGGVSSQADIWWNKGSGWLRALEVAGTVNQASNPLIISDANIAYIMPLSYYLEPKVKLLIEPRCYTSCYKNRELAKKKPQPPQIPGGFSELFVYRPSSTLRSAIQQQNYQIEPADTNVELNLWKITKK
- the pruA gene encoding L-glutamate gamma-semialdehyde dehydrogenase, with the translated sequence MIAQVSENIYEAKTQEIAKEILRLTQEKKRSFFGQLQDQMRWDDKLMDWAMASPGLRVQLFRFIDCLPALRSRPEIARHLQEYLTAEEVELPEALKKLLNFASPDSVPGQLAATTVAPAVETLAHKYISGENIKQVIKTLERLRKDKMGFTVDLLGEAVITETEAQIYLNRYLELMAELANAAKNWSQVDAIDTADGETLPRVQVSVKLTAFYSQFDPLDAKGSEEKVSERIRLLLRRAKELGAAVHFDMEQYAYKSLTLTILKDLLLEEEFRSRTDIGITLQAYLRDSAQDLRNLISWAKKRGNPVTVRLVKGAYWDQETIKAMQKDWPQPVYNDKVATDANFEQMTQLLLENHEYLYAAIGSHNVRSQARAIAIAETLNIPRRRFEMQVLYGMGDKLAKLLVDRGYRVRVYCPYGDLLPGMAYLIRRLLENTANSSFIRQSSEEMPIEQLLAAPVASGNDQLVYSKVFPNVADTDYANTKLRQQAETAIKSVRANLGKTYLPLIDGEYQNTEATVNSLNPSNPTEVVGTIGLLSEEQAKQALEAAKSAFTSWRKTPVRQRAGVLRKAAELMEQRRHELSAWMVFEVGKPVRECDAEVSEAIDFCRYYADEMERLEQGKNYDVAGETNRYTYQPRGISLIISPWNFPLAIPVGMTVASLVAGNCTLLKPAEVSSVIAAKITEILLEAGIPKGVFQYVPCKGSTVGAYMVKHPDVHMITFTGSQEVGCQIYADAAILQPGQKHLKRVIAEMGGKNAIIVDESADLDQAVAGVVYSAFGYSGQKCSACSRVIVVESVYDNFVARLVEATRSLNVGPAENPGTQVGPVIDANAQSRIREYIETGRAEAKIALEMPAPETGYFVGPVIVTEVSPTATIAQEEIFGPVLSVMRAKNFSEAIAIANGTNFALTGGLYSRTPSHIDRASSDFEVGNLYINRGITGAVVSRQPFGGFKLSGVGSKAGGPDYLLQFLEPRTITENIQRQGFAPIEGVDD
- a CDS encoding IS630 family transposase; its protein translation is MLKVACWLDYVDPNPAKKGLKYWCQDETRIGLKTIERKKITARGVKPIGLVQWNFKAYYLYGAVAPQTGENFWLEFSHLDGQCFQIFLDNLAAEYPEHLNVVQLDNGKFHHSSQLKIPDNILLVFQPPYSPELNPIERVWQYIKQELSWGLYDNLDEIKEKVRSFLEEFSTETIASIAGWDYILSALATVA
- a CDS encoding helix-turn-helix domain-containing protein, producing the protein MKVNYPERIEDTVSELKIIMSQQRTVTNRQKVQALYLLKSGLSQSITNVAEVLGVHRITVQRWFKQYSEGGWSSLLKLRKSTGRPRTISSEIIAGISRKIQAESCEFKSYKEIARWVEENYQVSVKYQTLHKQVRYRMKAKLKVPRRLSNKKDPAAAIEFKKN
- a CDS encoding protein-arginine deiminase family protein; protein product: MRWVRYIAIAIINGFGVVIGIIWVAVPATVAQPSLNYQLALSGRQPDGENPQSLSELYKLRDRLKVQLDNLAKTSDSAPFLAELWQSAIHRQQSQTLTQQLQNVQIQIQIEERAKYNWDDAAKLAAQAVEIGRTSNPSSATWEQSQRLWQLAINTLRLIPHDSFLADGAIDKTIEYQGNLSAATYEMQVARSVEKVRAEEEEIRERARQEQEKKEFARRERERKEQEKKDRARKELERQEFERQELARKKIERQELARKEIERQEFERQELARKEIERQEFERQELARKEIERQELARKEVERQELERQELARKELERQELERNQQATPQPTPESTAIPTPALVTAAASPSNFFFAGDTNRDGQINEQDEAGKEQWSLSKGALILFNDRNNDRGKIPTWKQTKVNTPRRAAMLSQVNLTLSENFKTSQLFITADSIASPHISVFQKTGDGWQPVDISGAKPLVFSTNIVLGVEAKQFADRNWNGTVNLKATALNNGQEIASTTIQMGVSPWMIPPNTAPVTEIQVSDRGSVNSEFISQLKQAVEPTGAQVKILQGDRTWMQDTQKNGYVQLPDKSAIRLFNVAIKSNSEQDKNPPVKSTQNRDLKVFKIGNPRSLDPVSQWSDGYGNLQVTPPIPGHPLGRVYYGNSGNASFNPEVLDFIQAQRIQGPPVDIDTSWLLTRQVDEIINFIPTQTPGQYVMAIASPEAGVKLLQELEGRGYGDVTINRGLSTQTTVSAALKNRALIQHNLYLQKQKLNPIIEKLKREFLLRDDQIVQVPVMFGYSGYAWWPNMVNSVPVNGKLLVSNPRGPMIDGVDYTQERLRQLLLPAGVSVSFLDDRYYQELKGNVQSATNTVRKPEERPFWQSLPNNY